Proteins from a genomic interval of Caulobacter sp. SL161:
- a CDS encoding adenylosuccinate synthase, whose amino-acid sequence MANVTVVGAQWGDEGKGKIVDWLSNRADVVVRFQGGHNAGHTLVVDGKVYKLALLPSGVVQGKLSVIGNGVVVDPWHLLTEIDQIADQGVAITPDLLILADNACLILPLHRDLDQAREAASTQKIGTTGRGIGPAYEDKVGRRAIRVADLADPEALKPKIDRLLAHHGALRRGLGLPEANAQELFDALMELAPRILSYAQPAWRVLDQAYKAGRRILFEGAQGSLLDVDHGTYPFVTSSNTAAGQASAGSGMGPSATGFVLGIVKAYTTRVGEGPFPAELFDEVGKHLSTVGREVGVNTGRARRCGWFDSVLVRQSVAINGIHGVALTKLDVLDGLKTLKICVGYKIGDKVVDYLPAGLRDQAAATPVYEEIEGWTESTAGARSFKDLNANAIKYVRRVEELIGAPVALLSTSPERDDTILMRDPFQG is encoded by the coding sequence ATGGCTAACGTGACCGTTGTCGGCGCCCAGTGGGGCGACGAGGGCAAGGGCAAGATCGTCGACTGGCTCAGCAACCGCGCCGATGTCGTGGTGCGCTTCCAGGGCGGCCACAACGCCGGCCATACGCTGGTGGTGGACGGCAAGGTCTACAAGCTGGCTCTGCTGCCCTCGGGCGTGGTGCAGGGCAAGCTCTCCGTCATCGGCAATGGCGTCGTGGTCGACCCGTGGCACCTGCTGACCGAGATCGACCAGATCGCCGATCAGGGCGTGGCGATCACCCCCGACCTGCTGATCCTGGCCGACAACGCCTGCCTGATCCTGCCGCTGCACCGCGACCTGGACCAGGCGCGCGAAGCCGCCTCGACCCAGAAGATCGGCACCACGGGCCGCGGCATCGGCCCGGCCTATGAGGACAAGGTCGGCCGACGCGCCATCCGCGTCGCGGATCTCGCCGATCCCGAAGCCCTGAAGCCCAAGATCGACCGCCTGCTGGCCCACCACGGCGCCCTGCGTCGCGGCCTTGGCCTGCCCGAGGCCAATGCGCAGGAACTGTTCGACGCCCTGATGGAACTGGCGCCGCGCATCCTGTCCTACGCCCAGCCGGCGTGGCGGGTGCTGGACCAGGCCTACAAGGCCGGCCGCCGCATCCTGTTCGAGGGCGCGCAAGGCTCGCTGCTGGACGTTGACCACGGCACCTATCCGTTCGTCACCTCGTCCAACACCGCCGCCGGCCAGGCCTCGGCCGGCTCGGGCATGGGCCCGTCGGCGACCGGCTTCGTGCTGGGCATCGTCAAGGCCTACACCACCCGTGTCGGCGAAGGCCCGTTCCCGGCCGAGCTGTTCGACGAGGTCGGCAAGCACCTGTCGACCGTCGGCCGAGAGGTGGGCGTCAACACCGGCCGCGCGCGTCGCTGCGGCTGGTTCGACTCGGTGCTGGTGCGCCAGTCGGTGGCCATCAACGGCATCCACGGCGTGGCCCTGACCAAGCTGGACGTGCTGGACGGCCTGAAGACCCTGAAGATCTGCGTCGGCTACAAGATCGGCGACAAGGTCGTCGACTACCTGCCTGCCGGTCTTCGTGATCAGGCCGCCGCCACGCCGGTTTACGAAGAGATCGAGGGCTGGACGGAAAGCACCGCCGGAGCCCGGTCCTTCAAGGATCTCAACGCCAACGCCATCAAGTACGTGCGCCGCGTCGAGGAGTTGATCGGCGCGCCGGTGGCGTTGCTCTCGACCAGCCCTGAGCGCGACGACACCATCCTGATGCGCGATCCGTTCCAAGGCTGA
- a CDS encoding acyloxyacyl hydrolase translates to MMKTATFAAVASLMLGAAGLGCASSAFAGEAFVGVYKHDVTFIGKAIGLGAAGREGGADIHLGYRTNRIERLDWLGKPQVHAMVSINTNNTSNFAAVGFNWKVELGQPGGFYLRPGIGLAYTDGKAGLPPANAPNLTPEERDRRTWLYYNRIDFGSKVLFEPELALGYQVNDKVSVELSYTHLSNGQIFHQGKNQGLDDAGVRLVYAF, encoded by the coding sequence GTGATGAAGACCGCCACTTTCGCCGCTGTGGCCTCCTTGATGCTGGGCGCCGCCGGGCTCGGATGCGCGAGCTCCGCCTTTGCGGGCGAGGCCTTTGTCGGCGTCTACAAGCACGACGTCACGTTCATCGGCAAAGCCATCGGCCTCGGCGCGGCCGGCCGCGAAGGCGGCGCCGACATCCATCTGGGCTATCGCACCAACCGCATTGAGCGCCTGGACTGGCTGGGCAAGCCGCAGGTTCACGCCATGGTGTCGATCAACACCAACAACACCTCGAACTTCGCGGCCGTCGGCTTCAACTGGAAGGTCGAGCTGGGTCAGCCCGGCGGCTTCTATCTGAGACCGGGCATCGGTCTGGCCTATACCGACGGCAAGGCCGGCCTGCCGCCCGCCAACGCGCCGAACCTGACGCCGGAAGAGCGTGATCGCCGCACCTGGCTCTACTACAACCGCATCGATTTCGGCTCGAAGGTGCTGTTCGAGCCCGAGCTGGCCTTGGGCTATCAGGTCAATGACAAGGTGTCGGTCGAGCTTTCCTACACCCACCTGTCGAACGGCCAGATCTTCCACCAAGGCAAGAACCAGGGGCTTGACGACGCGGGGGTTCGGCTGGTTTACGCCTTCTGA